The genome window AGCACTACGAACAACGCGCCGTCGTCCCCGGCACCCTTCTCATCACCGAAGCGACGCTCGTCTCGCCGCGCGCAGGCGGCTACGCCAACGTGCCGGGGATCTGGAGCGAGGCGCAAATCGCTCAGTGGCGCCAGGTGACTGACGCCGTGCACGCGAAGGGGTCCTACATCTACATGCAGCTGTGGGGTTTGGGCCGGGTCGCCAACCCCGAAGTCCTCAAGCGAGAAGGCGGCTTCGACCTCGTGTCTAGCAGCGACGTCCCCACGAACGAGAAGGCGCCTGCGCCGCGCGCTctcaccgaggaggagatccacgCCCTGATTGGCGACTACGCGCAAGCTGCGCGCAATGCCATCGCCGCGGGCTTCGATGGTGTTGAGATCCATGGCGCGAACGGGTACCTTATTGATCAGTTCACCCAGGATACGGCGAACAAGCGCACGGATGCGTGGGGCGGGAGTGTTGAGAAGCGGGCGCGCTTCGCGCTCGAGGTGACCCGCGCGGTGGTGGACGCTGTTGGGGCGGACCGCACGGGGATTCGGTTCAGTCCCTGGAGTAGCTTCCAGGGGATGCGGATGGCGGATCCCGTCCCGCAGTTCAGCTACCTG of Aspergillus fumigatus Af293 chromosome 2, whole genome shotgun sequence contains these proteins:
- a CDS encoding alkene reductase, whose translation is MQRTTMSKLFSPIQVGRMRLGHRLAMAPMTRFRVDDDHVPLPIVKEHYEQRAVVPGTLLITEATLVSPRAGGYANVPGIWSEAQIAQWRQVTDAVHAKGSYIYMQLWGLGRVANPEVLKREGGFDLVSSSDVPTNEKAPAPRALTEEEIHALIGDYAQAARNAIAAGFDGVEIHGANGYLIDQFTQDTANKRTDAWGGSVEKRARFALEVTRAVVDAVGADRTGIRFSPWSSFQGMRMADPVPQFSYLARKTAEMKLAYVHVVESRISGNADTESTDQLDFFLEAYGHASPVIIAGGYKADSALEAVDSRYKDYDVVIGIGRPWTSNPDLPFKIKAGIPLRPYEREFFYLPKDPKGYIDYEPSEEFKATQVAA